One segment of Triticum aestivum cultivar Chinese Spring chromosome 2A, IWGSC CS RefSeq v2.1, whole genome shotgun sequence DNA contains the following:
- the LOC123189295 gene encoding uncharacterized protein isoform X1: protein MASPAVAMRRPSPTVLASAPRRRPRRHEYSPSNMGSPSSASRLKVTALFGWIKGDRYSRTRELIPSAESYTLTGSASEVDTKPREVSISVVSSIMDIPPAEWDACAVDSVEPEKFNPFLTHAFLSSLEESGSAVKETGWLPLHVVARDKNENILGVIPLYLKSHSRGEFVFDQSWAEAYHSYGLEYYPKLQSCVPFTPVTGQRILLRNTSYRDQVFDALVKALKNLATKLNVSSLHITFPSEGEFSKLKDSGLLQRIGLQYHWTNRNYKCFDDFLMDLKQPKRKNIRQERKKIPAQNLKMKRLRGDEIKSSHWDTFYKFYRNTTDNHWGRAYLTREFFHLLGEKMGDKVMLIVAEHDDKVVAGALNLIGGDTLYGRLWGCLPDAHFPNLHFEACYYQAIEAAIELNLSKVEAGAQGEHKIQRGYLPVTTYSCHYFLEPGFATAIGNFLVHETAQVKHVINVLHESGPYKEDILKEFAPQPDGEM, encoded by the exons ATGGCCTCGCCGGCGGTGGCGATGCGGCGCCCGTCCCCCACCGTCCTCGcctccgcccctcgccgccgtccccgccgtcaC GAGTATTCACCTTCCAACATGGGCTCCCCAAGCTCGGCTTCACGCTTAAAAGTTACTGCACTTTTTGGGTGGATCAAGGGAGATAGATATTCGAGGACTCGTGAATTGATCCCTTCTGCTGAATCGTACACTCTCACAGGGTCAGCCTCAGAG GTGGACACAAAGCCACGCGAGGTATCGATTTCTGTTGTCTCTTCTATCATGGACATACCTCCGGCAGAGTGGGATGCATGTGCAGTTGATTCAGTTGAGCCTGAAAAGTTTAATCCTTTTCTTACACATGCATTTCTCTCAAGCTTAGAGGAATCGGGTTCTGCGGTGAAG GAAACAGGGTGGTTACCCCTGCATGTTGTTGCACGGGACAAGAACGAAAATATTTTAGGTGTTATTCCGCTTTACCTTAAAAG CCATTCTAGGGGTGAGTTTGTATTCGATCAGTCATGGGCGGAAGCTTACCACAGCTATGGACTTGAATACTATCCAAAGTTGCAGTCTTGTGTCCCTTTTACTCCAGTAACTGGTCAAAGAATATTACTTCGGAATACATCCTACCGGGATCAAGTTTTTGATGCTTTAGTAAAAGCTTTGAAGAATTTGGCTACCAAG CTGAATGTGTCATCACTGCATATAACTTTTCCATCTGAAGGTGAATTTAGCAAGTTGAAGGATAGTGGATTGTTGCAAAGGATTGGGCTGCAATACCATTGGACAAACCGGAATTACAAATG TTTTGATGATTTTTTGATGGATTTGAAGCAGCCCAAACGGAAGAATATCAGACAAGAACGTAAAAAG ATTCCTGCTCAGAACTTAAAAATGAAGCGCCTCCGAGGAGATGAAATAAAG AGCAGCCACTGGGACACCTTCTATAAATTCTACCGTAACACAACTGATAATCA CTGGGGCAGAGCATACTTGACGCGGGAGTTCTTTCACCTTTTGGGAGAAAAGATGGGCGACAAGGTAATGCTAATTGTTGCTGAACATGATGATAAAGTTGTCGCTGGAGCTCTTAATCTTATTGGAGGTGATACATTATATGGCCGCTTATGGGGATGCCTACCAGATGCCCATTTCCCCAATTTGCATTTTGAAGCTTGCTATTACCAG GCAATCGAAGCGGCCATAGAACTAAACCTGAGTAAGGTGGAAGCTGGTGCCCAGGGAGAGCACAAGATCCAGCGTGGTTACCTCCCTGTTACAACTTACAGCTGCCACTACTTCTTAGAACCTGGTTTTGCGACAGCTATAGgaaattttcttgtacatgagaCAGCTCAG GTTAAGCATGTCATCAATGTCCTGCATGAATCAGGTCCATACAAGGAAGACATATTGAAAGAATTTGCACCTCAACCAGATGGTGAAATGTAG
- the LOC123189295 gene encoding uncharacterized protein isoform X2, producing the protein MDIPPAEWDACAVDSVEPEKFNPFLTHAFLSSLEESGSAVKETGWLPLHVVARDKNENILGVIPLYLKSHSRGEFVFDQSWAEAYHSYGLEYYPKLQSCVPFTPVTGQRILLRNTSYRDQVFDALVKALKNLATKLNVSSLHITFPSEGEFSKLKDSGLLQRIGLQYHWTNRNYKCFDDFLMDLKQPKRKNIRQERKKIPAQNLKMKRLRGDEIKSSHWDTFYKFYRNTTDNHWGRAYLTREFFHLLGEKMGDKVMLIVAEHDDKVVAGALNLIGGDTLYGRLWGCLPDAHFPNLHFEACYYQAIEAAIELNLSKVEAGAQGEHKIQRGYLPVTTYSCHYFLEPGFATAIGNFLVHETAQVKHVINVLHESGPYKEDILKEFAPQPDGEM; encoded by the exons ATGGACATACCTCCGGCAGAGTGGGATGCATGTGCAGTTGATTCAGTTGAGCCTGAAAAGTTTAATCCTTTTCTTACACATGCATTTCTCTCAAGCTTAGAGGAATCGGGTTCTGCGGTGAAG GAAACAGGGTGGTTACCCCTGCATGTTGTTGCACGGGACAAGAACGAAAATATTTTAGGTGTTATTCCGCTTTACCTTAAAAG CCATTCTAGGGGTGAGTTTGTATTCGATCAGTCATGGGCGGAAGCTTACCACAGCTATGGACTTGAATACTATCCAAAGTTGCAGTCTTGTGTCCCTTTTACTCCAGTAACTGGTCAAAGAATATTACTTCGGAATACATCCTACCGGGATCAAGTTTTTGATGCTTTAGTAAAAGCTTTGAAGAATTTGGCTACCAAG CTGAATGTGTCATCACTGCATATAACTTTTCCATCTGAAGGTGAATTTAGCAAGTTGAAGGATAGTGGATTGTTGCAAAGGATTGGGCTGCAATACCATTGGACAAACCGGAATTACAAATG TTTTGATGATTTTTTGATGGATTTGAAGCAGCCCAAACGGAAGAATATCAGACAAGAACGTAAAAAG ATTCCTGCTCAGAACTTAAAAATGAAGCGCCTCCGAGGAGATGAAATAAAG AGCAGCCACTGGGACACCTTCTATAAATTCTACCGTAACACAACTGATAATCA CTGGGGCAGAGCATACTTGACGCGGGAGTTCTTTCACCTTTTGGGAGAAAAGATGGGCGACAAGGTAATGCTAATTGTTGCTGAACATGATGATAAAGTTGTCGCTGGAGCTCTTAATCTTATTGGAGGTGATACATTATATGGCCGCTTATGGGGATGCCTACCAGATGCCCATTTCCCCAATTTGCATTTTGAAGCTTGCTATTACCAG GCAATCGAAGCGGCCATAGAACTAAACCTGAGTAAGGTGGAAGCTGGTGCCCAGGGAGAGCACAAGATCCAGCGTGGTTACCTCCCTGTTACAACTTACAGCTGCCACTACTTCTTAGAACCTGGTTTTGCGACAGCTATAGgaaattttcttgtacatgagaCAGCTCAG GTTAAGCATGTCATCAATGTCCTGCATGAATCAGGTCCATACAAGGAAGACATATTGAAAGAATTTGCACCTCAACCAGATGGTGAAATGTAG